The Bos mutus isolate GX-2022 chromosome 12, NWIPB_WYAK_1.1, whole genome shotgun sequence genome includes a window with the following:
- the LPAR6 gene encoding lysophosphatidic acid receptor 6, whose amino-acid sequence MVSNNSSDCIYNDSFKYTLYGCMFSMVFVLGLISNCVAIYIFIRTLKVRNETTTYMINLAMSDLLFVFTLPFRIFYFATRNWPFGDLLCKISVMSFYTNMYGSILFLTCISADRFLAIVYPFKSKTLRTKRNAKIVCIAVWLTVMGGSAPAVFVPSPGSNTSATCFENFPAATWKTFLSRIVIFIEIVGFFIPLILNVTCSSMVLRTLNKPVTLSRSKINKTKVLRMIFVHLVIFCFCFVPYNINLILYSLMRTQTFVNCSAAIAVRTMYPITLCIAVLNCCFDPIIYYFTSDTIQNSIKMKNWSTRRSDSRFSEVQGTENFIQHNLQTLKNKIPDNESTI is encoded by the coding sequence ATGGTAAGCAATAACAGCTCTGACTGCATATATAATGACTCCTTTAAGTACACCTTGTATGGGTGCATGTTCAGTATGGTGTTTGTGCTTGGGTTAATATCCAACTGTGTCGCCATATATATTTTCATCCGTACTCTCAAAGTGCGGAATGAAACAACAACATACATGATTAACCTGGCAATGTCAGACTTGCTTTTCGTTTTTACTTTACCCTTCAGGATATTTTACTTTGCAACAAGGAACTGGCCCTTTGGGGATTTACTTTGTAAGATTTCAGTGATGTCCTTTTATACCAACATGTATGGAAGCATTCTGTTCTTAACCTGTATTAGTGCTGACCGGTTTCTGGCCATCGTCTACCCATTTAAGTCGAAGACGCTGAGAACTAAACGAAATGCAAAAATCGTTTGTATTGCTGTGTGGTTAACTGTGATGGGAGGAAGTGCACCAGCAGTTTTTGTTCCATCTCCGGGCAGCAATACTTCAGCAACCTGCTTTGAAAATTTTCCAGCAGCTACATGGAAAACCTTTCTCTCAAGGATTgtaattttcatagaaatagtGGGGTTTTTTATTCCTCTCATTTTAAACGTAACTTGTTCTAGTATGGTGCTGAGAACTTTAAATAAACCTGTAACATTAAgtagaagtaaaataaataaaactaaggtTTTAAGAATGATATTTGTACATTTGGTTATATTCTGTTTCTGCTTCGTGCCTTACAATATCAAccttattttatattctcttatGAGAACACAGACATTTGTCAATTGCTCAGCAGCAATAGCAGTAAGGACCATGTACCCAATCACTCTCTGCATTGCCGTTTTAAACTGTTGCTTTGACCCTATCATTTACTATTTCACGTCGGACACGATTCagaattcaataaaaatgaaaaactggtcTACCAGGAGAAGTGACTCCAGATTCTCTGAAGTTCAAGGCACAGAGAACTTTATTCAACATAACCTACAGACGTTGAAAAATAAGATACCTGATAATGAATCTACAATATAA